The following coding sequences are from one Malaciobacter pacificus window:
- a CDS encoding anthranilate synthase component I family protein — MNFYSKELFLDQFTPVSIYEKIKEIYKEEITFLFESTINSSDGNYSYIIIEARERVWYENGVCYHKNENGEINEVESNPLKFLKNYYKNFDKELFKAKSEELGIGLVDGFIGNVGYDIGKEFEPVLKPYMNSLEDQLNIPDLDLIRPKIILGFSHKTSKLVMVTSLEEKEKELDKIEEQLLTAYTFTPLKKAIIKDEGKFNFSKEKFFDMVAKSKEMIKSGDVFQILMSNRFIQKAQVDPLSFYRALRSKNPSPYLYLLQFEDFSIAGSSPEVMIRLVDGHLLLRPIAGTRKRGKTIERDLELEEEMINNPKERAEHLMLVDLGRNDVGRVARPGTVKVTDLMRVERYSHVMHIVSDVEAVIDDKYDMFDLFAATFTAGTMTGAPKIRAMELIAQFEGIKRNFYSGSIAYFGFDGNMDSAITIRTSMIKKDSIIFQAGAGVVADSIPEEEYLEVHNKLAANISTLKDLS; from the coding sequence ATGAATTTTTATAGTAAAGAACTATTTTTAGACCAGTTTACACCTGTTTCAATTTATGAAAAGATTAAAGAGATTTATAAAGAAGAGATTACTTTTCTTTTTGAAAGTACTATCAACTCTAGTGATGGGAACTACTCATATATAATAATAGAAGCACGTGAGCGAGTTTGGTATGAAAATGGTGTTTGTTATCATAAAAATGAAAATGGTGAAATAAATGAAGTTGAATCAAATCCATTAAAATTCTTAAAAAACTATTACAAAAATTTTGATAAAGAGCTTTTTAAAGCAAAAAGTGAAGAGTTAGGAATTGGTCTTGTTGATGGTTTTATAGGAAATGTAGGTTATGATATAGGTAAAGAGTTTGAACCTGTATTAAAACCTTATATGAATTCATTAGAAGATCAATTAAATATTCCTGATTTAGATTTAATTAGACCAAAGATAATTTTAGGGTTTTCCCATAAAACTTCAAAATTAGTTATGGTTACTTCTCTAGAAGAAAAAGAAAAAGAACTTGATAAAATAGAAGAACAACTTTTAACTGCCTATACTTTTACTCCACTTAAGAAAGCTATTATTAAAGATGAAGGTAAATTTAACTTTTCAAAAGAAAAGTTTTTTGATATGGTTGCAAAATCAAAAGAAATGATTAAGTCAGGTGATGTATTCCAAATTTTAATGTCAAATAGATTTATTCAAAAAGCCCAAGTTGACCCATTAAGTTTTTATAGAGCCCTAAGAAGTAAAAATCCAAGTCCATATTTATATCTACTACAATTTGAAGATTTTTCAATTGCAGGAAGTAGTCCAGAAGTTATGATTAGGCTTGTTGATGGACATCTTCTTTTAAGACCTATTGCAGGAACTCGAAAAAGAGGAAAAACAATTGAAAGAGATTTAGAGCTTGAAGAAGAAATGATTAATAACCCTAAAGAAAGAGCAGAACATTTAATGCTTGTTGATTTAGGAAGAAATGACGTTGGAAGAGTAGCACGACCAGGTACAGTTAAAGTAACTGATTTAATGAGAGTTGAAAGATACTCTCATGTAATGCATATAGTTTCTGATGTTGAGGCTGTAATTGATGATAAATATGATATGTTTGATTTATTTGCCGCAACTTTTACAGCTGGTACTATGACAGGAGCTCCTAAAATTAGAGCTATGGAACTTATTGCACAATTTGAAGGAATTAAGCGAAACTTTTATTCAGGAAGCATTGCATATTTTGGATTTGATGGAAATATGGATAGTGCAATTACAATTAGAACTTCAATGATTAAAAAAGATAGTATTATTTTCCAAGCAGGAGCAGGAGTTGTTGCTGATTCAATACCTGAAGAGGAATACTTAGAAGTTCATAATAAACTAGCTGCTAATATCTCTACATTAAAAGACTTGTCTTAA
- a CDS encoding SPOR domain-containing protein, translating to MQIKGEEFIKKVQLQQEREELEQKLNELEEAEQTYTEEDPVIVETPISNEHELNNIMLDANEPINNDNDNKKKYLALGIVLVVLFLLTIIIIRLLTGDEKEDDFTSSKASSLEMKKLEENSNIEENFQKIINERIKKEAETVANTDTKSSEDKIDNIEQNIQEEEKEKTLQSTLDETIKKIEEKTKEIQKTEEKAVKTKPEVKEEPKKSIKDLVQSTASNEVISGYFVQIGAFTKTPSSSYINKIRDAGLKYKVYKVEVKGTMYNKVLIGPYSSRAVAKDNIDSIKKKLNLSSAYVLKF from the coding sequence ATGCAAATAAAAGGCGAAGAGTTTATTAAAAAAGTTCAACTTCAACAAGAAAGAGAAGAGCTTGAACAAAAATTAAATGAACTAGAAGAGGCAGAACAAACTTACACTGAAGAAGATCCAGTTATAGTTGAAACTCCTATTTCAAATGAACATGAGCTAAATAACATTATGTTAGATGCAAATGAACCAATAAATAATGACAATGACAATAAGAAAAAATATCTAGCTCTAGGTATTGTTTTAGTTGTACTATTTTTATTGACAATTATCATTATTCGCCTTTTAACTGGAGATGAAAAAGAGGATGATTTTACATCTTCAAAAGCTAGTTCTTTAGAGATGAAAAAGCTTGAAGAAAACTCTAATATAGAAGAAAATTTTCAAAAAATCATTAATGAAAGAATAAAAAAAGAGGCTGAAACAGTAGCTAATACTGATACTAAATCTTCTGAAGATAAAATTGATAATATTGAACAAAACATTCAAGAAGAAGAAAAAGAAAAGACTCTTCAATCAACTTTAGATGAAACTATTAAAAAAATAGAAGAGAAAACTAAAGAGATTCAGAAAACTGAAGAAAAAGCAGTTAAAACAAAACCTGAAGTAAAAGAAGAGCCTAAAAAAAGCATAAAAGACTTAGTTCAATCAACTGCTTCAAATGAAGTAATTAGTGGTTATTTTGTACAAATTGGTGCATTTACTAAAACACCTTCTTCAAGTTATATTAATAAAATTAGAGATGCAGGATTAAAGTATAAAGTATATAAAGTTGAAGTAAAAGGTACTATGTATAATAAAGTACTAATTGGACCTTACTCTTCAAGGGCTGTTGCAAAAGACAATATTGATTCTATCAAGAAGAAATTAAATTTATCAAGTGCATACGTACTTAAGTTTTAA